Proteins encoded within one genomic window of Macrobrachium nipponense isolate FS-2020 chromosome 8, ASM1510439v2, whole genome shotgun sequence:
- the LOC135223317 gene encoding uncharacterized protein LOC135223317 encodes MSTLPMTTVFAIALVAFAVFQIGYAIKCYGGIDDLMVEIDCSGSCVKLETNSKYGDVLQYDCYEGKAEEGCTTVPTPIRDIDKDATTTTCFCKTDLCNSSGVTMLSLPVLVGSFLLRMVI; translated from the exons GTCCACTCTCCCCATGACAACAGTGTTCGCCATTGCCCTGGTGGCCTTTGCCGTTTTCCAGATAG gataTGCCATTAAATGCTACGGTGGCATTGATGACTTAATGGTGGAAATTGATTGCAGTGGGTCTTGTGTAAAGTTGGAGACCAATTCAA AATATGGAGACGTTCTGCAGTATGACTGCTATGAGGGAAAGGCGGAGGAAGGTTGCACGACTGTGCCAACACCAATCAGAGATATTGACAAGGACGCCACCACAACAACGTGTTTCTGTAAGACTGACCTCTGCAACAGTTCCGGCGTGACAATGTTGTCCCTACCCGTGCTTGTGGGCTCCTTCCTCCTGAGGATGGTGATCTAA
- the LOC135222942 gene encoding uncharacterized protein LOC135222942 encodes MSTLPMKTVFAIALVAFSLFQIGYAIKCYSGVDDLMREVDCTKSCMKSEINSKYGDAQSYGCFRKKMPDNCTTLTDDDGTETTCFCNTDLCNSSGVTTLALPVIVGSFLLRMVI; translated from the exons AT GTCCACTCTCCCCATGAAGACAGTGTTCGCCATTGCTCTGGTGGCCTTTTCCTTGTTCCAGATAG GATATGCCATCAAATGCTACTCTGGTGTTGATGATCTTATGAGGGAAGTTGATTGCACTAAGTCTTGTATGAAGAGCGAAATCAATTCAA AATATGGAGACGCTCAATCGTATGGCTGCTTTAGGAAAAAGATGCCGGACAACTGCACGACTTTAACAGATGACGACGGCACCGAAACCACGTGTTTCTGTAACACCGACCTCTGCAACAGTTCCGGCGTGACAACGTTGGCCCTACCCGTGATTGTGGGCTCCTTCCTCCTGAGGATGGTGATCTAA